One window of Candidatus Bathyarchaeia archaeon genomic DNA carries:
- the ilvE gene encoding branched-chain-amino-acid transaminase, with amino-acid sequence MSAPEEGFLIYIDGKYYPRDEAKISVFDHGFLYGDGVFEGIRAYNGVVFKLKEHIDRLYNSAHAIMLEVPLTKDEMIEAVLETLRRNNLRDAYIRLVVTRGVGDLGLDPRKCSKPSIIIIAVPALKLYDEEKRRNGISMIVSWIRRDPVDATSHEIKSLNYLNSILAKIEANNAGADEALILDINGYICEATGENIFIVKDGKLYTPPRSSGALPGITASVIKKIAAKLGYEVIERNLTVAELYGADEAFLTGTGAEIMPIREVNKRKIGEGRMGPITEKIFEEFMRMVRDPREGIPIYQ; translated from the coding sequence TTGTCTGCTCCCGAAGAGGGGTTTCTAATATACATTGACGGAAAATATTATCCTAGGGACGAAGCGAAAATATCGGTTTTTGATCATGGTTTTCTCTATGGTGATGGGGTTTTTGAGGGAATACGCGCCTACAATGGTGTAGTCTTTAAGCTTAAGGAGCACATAGACCGCTTATATAATTCTGCGCACGCAATAATGCTTGAGGTACCATTAACAAAAGATGAGATGATCGAAGCCGTCCTAGAAACTTTAAGAAGAAATAATCTTCGTGATGCATACATAAGGCTTGTGGTAACTAGGGGTGTTGGTGATCTAGGATTAGATCCAAGGAAATGTTCTAAACCGTCAATCATTATAATAGCCGTACCAGCTCTTAAGCTCTACGATGAGGAGAAGCGTAGAAATGGTATAAGTATGATTGTTTCATGGATTAGGAGGGATCCTGTGGATGCAACGTCACATGAGATAAAATCTCTAAACTATCTGAATAGTATATTGGCCAAGATTGAGGCTAATAATGCCGGGGCTGATGAGGCACTAATATTAGATATTAATGGATATATTTGTGAGGCGACTGGCGAAAATATATTTATTGTTAAGGATGGGAAGCTCTATACTCCGCCGAGATCCAGCGGCGCTTTACCAGGGATAACTGCAAGCGTGATAAAAAAGATAGCCGCAAAATTAGGATACGAGGTTATTGAGCGAAATCTTACGGTTGCAGAATTATATGGCGCAGATGAGGCTTTTTTGACTGGAACTGGTGCAGAAATAATGCCAATAAGGGAGGTTAATAAGCGGAAGATAGGTGAGGGGAGGATGGGACCAATTACAGAGAAGATTTTTGAGGAGTTTATGAGGATGGTGCGTGATCCAAGGGAGGGAATACCGATATACCAGTAG
- a CDS encoding NifU family protein, with product MRAEVEKVIKEIQPSLRADGGDIELVDVTEDGTVKVRLKGACAGCPFSMMTLQFGVERYLKARVPQVKRVIVV from the coding sequence TTGAGGGCAGAAGTTGAGAAAGTAATAAAAGAGATTCAGCCAAGCCTGAGAGCCGATGGGGGAGACATAGAACTAGTTGATGTGACAGAGGATGGGACAGTTAAGGTTAGGCTTAAGGGAGCATGTGCTGGATGCCCATTCTCAATGATGACACTACAATTTGGCGTTGAAAGATATTTAAAGGCAAGAGTCCCACAAGTAAAAAGGGTTATAGTTGTGTAG